In a genomic window of beta proteobacterium MWH-UniP1:
- a CDS encoding site-specific integrase, producing MAQAKTLTQAELDQVLRHCARTRYKARNRAMVVTSFWSGMRVGEIAALRVGDVANTDGTIKSEVRLLAQQTKGHYGRVVFLNDKLRAELAAYLRTVRVKNLQQPLFYTEKAAGFSANTLTQWFYWTYKKAGISGASSHSGRRTFITNLASKGIGVRVLASLAGHRSIAVTQAYIDVNDDMKRQAVELV from the coding sequence ATGGCACAAGCCAAAACACTTACCCAAGCTGAACTTGATCAAGTACTGCGCCACTGCGCACGCACCCGCTACAAAGCACGAAATAGGGCGATGGTGGTTACGAGTTTTTGGAGTGGGATGCGGGTAGGGGAGATCGCGGCACTAAGAGTGGGTGATGTCGCGAACACGGACGGCACGATCAAGAGCGAAGTACGGCTTTTGGCGCAGCAAACGAAGGGGCACTATGGCAGGGTGGTATTTTTAAATGACAAACTTAGGGCAGAGCTTGCAGCTTATCTGCGCACTGTTCGGGTGAAAAATCTCCAGCAGCCACTTTTTTACACCGAAAAGGCGGCAGGGTTTTCAGCCAACACGCTAACGCAGTGGTTCTATTGGACCTACAAAAAAGCTGGCATTAGTGGTGCCAGCAGCCACAGCGGCAGGCGCACTTTCATCACCAACTTAGCCAGCAAAGGCATTGGGGTGCGGGTGTTGGCAAGTTTGGCAGGGCACCGATCGATTGCCGTCACGCAGGCATATATCGATGTGAACGATGACATGAAGCGGCAGGCGGTGGAGCTGGTTTGA
- the argC gene encoding N-acetyl-gamma-glutamyl-phosphate reductase: MIKVGIVGGTGYTGVELLRLLAQHPHAEITAITSRKEAGMAVADMFPSLRGRVDLQFTDPANAPLQKCDVVFFATPHGVAMEQARGLLESGVKVIDLAADFRLKDPAEFERWYKTPHTCTDLLSEAVYGLPEVNREAIRVARLIGLPGCYPTSVQLGFLPVLEHGGLVDTSSLIADCKSGVSGAGRKAEVGILLAEAGDNFKAYSVTGHRHWPEITQGLKAIASTAGKAQGANDLKLVFVPHLTPMIRGIHSTLYARVLGHAKDFDFQKLFDERYAAEPFVDVLPRGSHPETRSVRASNFVRIAVHRPPESDLLVVLVVEDNLAKGASGQGVQVMNIMFGLPETAGLTQVPVLP, from the coding sequence ATGATCAAAGTTGGCATTGTCGGGGGCACTGGCTACACGGGGGTTGAATTGCTTCGGCTGTTGGCCCAGCACCCCCACGCAGAGATCACAGCAATTACGAGCCGAAAAGAAGCTGGCATGGCCGTTGCCGACATGTTTCCGTCTCTGCGCGGCAGGGTCGATCTGCAATTTACAGACCCAGCCAATGCGCCCCTGCAAAAGTGTGATGTCGTCTTCTTTGCAACACCCCATGGGGTTGCCATGGAGCAGGCAAGAGGCCTGCTGGAATCTGGCGTCAAGGTGATTGATCTGGCCGCAGACTTTCGGCTCAAAGACCCCGCTGAATTCGAGCGCTGGTACAAGACCCCGCACACATGCACTGATCTGCTTTCAGAAGCTGTTTACGGCCTGCCAGAGGTCAATCGCGAGGCAATTCGTGTCGCCCGACTGATCGGTCTGCCCGGCTGTTACCCCACCAGCGTACAGCTGGGTTTTCTGCCGGTTCTGGAGCATGGTGGCCTGGTGGACACCTCATCTCTGATTGCCGACTGCAAATCTGGGGTTAGCGGTGCGGGCCGTAAGGCCGAGGTCGGCATTCTTTTGGCGGAAGCGGGGGATAACTTCAAAGCCTATTCCGTTACCGGCCACCGCCACTGGCCAGAAATCACCCAGGGGCTTAAGGCGATTGCCTCTACTGCCGGCAAGGCGCAGGGTGCCAACGACTTGAAACTGGTCTTTGTGCCCCACCTGACGCCGATGATCCGGGGCATCCATTCCACACTCTATGCAAGGGTATTAGGCCACGCCAAGGACTTTGATTTTCAGAAGCTTTTTGACGAGCGCTACGCCGCAGAACCCTTTGTAGACGTGCTTCCACGGGGTTCTCACCCAGAGACACGGTCGGTCAGGGCGTCTAATTTTGTGCGTATTGCGGTGCATCGCCCGCCCGAGAGTGATCTTCTCGTGGTGCTGGTGGTAGAGGATAATTTGGCTAAAGGGGCCTCTGGCCAGGGGGTGCAAGTTATGAACATTATGTTTGGCCTGCCTGAAACTGCTGGTCTAACCCAGGTACCAGTTTTGCCGTAA
- a CDS encoding porin, protein MKKHLIAAAVAAAVAVPAMAQNVSIYGVLDASYGVNETKGSATATSNVKSTGLADSANSSSRLGFRGTEDLGGGLKAGFVLESGLNLTNGTAIDKTNGHKVTGTGEGSTSTTSADSAVFGAATRQAFMTLSGNFGQALIGYKKTLDTDFNDTYSLLTDNSAGYEGHKVSRLTRANQIAYTTPSFSGIAASVAYSASKASYEAAATDAVEFYDVSMAQANINYVAGPLSVGVHFGSGDIDSGTGVSKSEGVSLFGVETGPGKYRYDTAAIGASYDFKVAKVTGLIGQRKIGLTGAESKSSYTEFGVAVPVTSAFTVKAGYSSAKTEPSAGGAASFDRPGFQVIADYAFSKRTSAWALYGSDKDESPATDDIKRTTARVGLTHSF, encoded by the coding sequence ATGAAGAAGCATCTTATTGCTGCTGCCGTAGCTGCTGCTGTTGCAGTGCCTGCGATGGCTCAAAACGTTAGCATTTATGGTGTACTTGACGCGTCCTACGGCGTAAATGAAACGAAGGGCTCGGCAACCGCAACCAGCAACGTTAAAAGCACGGGATTGGCTGACAGCGCAAATAGCTCGAGCCGTCTCGGTTTCCGTGGCACCGAGGATCTGGGTGGTGGTCTGAAGGCCGGTTTTGTGCTTGAGTCCGGCCTGAACCTGACGAACGGTACAGCAATCGATAAGACCAATGGCCATAAAGTCACAGGAACGGGAGAAGGTTCTACTTCTACTACCTCGGCCGATTCGGCTGTCTTCGGTGCAGCCACTCGTCAAGCGTTTATGACCTTGAGCGGCAATTTCGGTCAAGCCTTAATTGGTTACAAGAAAACCCTCGACACGGACTTTAACGATACTTATTCCCTGTTGACAGATAACTCCGCTGGCTACGAGGGCCATAAAGTCAGTCGCTTGACCCGTGCTAACCAGATCGCCTATACCACCCCGTCGTTTAGTGGTATCGCCGCCTCCGTTGCTTACTCAGCTTCCAAGGCTTCCTACGAGGCTGCTGCAACAGATGCAGTGGAGTTTTATGACGTATCAATGGCCCAAGCAAACATCAACTACGTTGCCGGCCCACTCTCGGTGGGAGTTCATTTCGGTAGTGGGGATATTGATTCCGGTACCGGCGTTTCAAAATCCGAAGGAGTGTCTCTTTTTGGCGTAGAAACCGGCCCTGGCAAATACCGCTACGATACAGCCGCTATCGGTGCTAGCTATGACTTCAAAGTAGCAAAAGTCACTGGTTTGATTGGCCAGCGCAAGATTGGTCTCACTGGAGCCGAGTCAAAGTCCAGCTACACCGAGTTTGGCGTAGCAGTTCCTGTTACATCAGCCTTCACGGTCAAGGCAGGTTACTCCTCAGCTAAGACTGAGCCATCAGCTGGTGGTGCAGCCTCGTTTGATCGTCCTGGCTTCCAGGTAATTGCCGACTATGCATTTAGCAAGCGTACTTCTGCTTGGGCATTGTACGGCTCGGACAAGGACGAGTCCCCTGCGACTGACGATATCAAGCGGACCACAGCTCGCGTCGGTTTGACCCACAGCTTCTAA
- a CDS encoding NAD(P)(+) transhydrogenase (Re/Si-specific) subunit beta produces the protein MLSLSMNTVTLLYLIASVCFIQALKGLSHPTTSIKGNLFGMTGMAIAIFTTVGLISTMSQSLAPTGIEAALQSAQNAVNQAMGKAPAAENGLMKGLLLVLGGLVVGGAIGATMAKRVEMTKMPELVAFMHSMIGLAAVFIAVAAVAEPYALNITQKGQPIPIGNRLELFLGAAIGAITFSGSVIAFGKLSGKYKFRLFQGAPVVFSGQHMLNLILGIATIALGLVFMFTESWPAFFAMLALSFVLGVLIIIPIGGADMPVVVSMLNSYSGWAAAGIGFSLNNSMLIIAGSLVGSSGAILSYIMCKAMNRSFFNVILGGFGGDAAAATGGAQEQRPVKSGSPDDAAFMLTNAETVVIVPGYGLAVARAQHALKELTEKLTHKGITVKYAIHPVAGRMPGHMNVLLAEAEVPYDQVFEMEDINSEFGQTDVVLVLGANDVVNPAARTPGSPIFGMPILEAYKAKTVIVNKRSMAAGYAGLDNDLFYMDRTMMVFGDAKKVVEDMVKAVE, from the coding sequence ATGTTAAGCCTCTCGATGAATACCGTAACGCTGCTCTATCTGATCGCGTCGGTCTGTTTTATTCAGGCGCTAAAGGGCCTGTCGCACCCCACTACATCGATTAAGGGCAACTTATTTGGCATGACCGGTATGGCGATTGCGATCTTTACCACGGTCGGTTTGATTTCCACCATGTCGCAAAGCCTAGCCCCCACAGGCATTGAGGCCGCACTGCAGTCCGCTCAGAATGCCGTGAACCAGGCCATGGGCAAAGCACCCGCAGCCGAGAACGGTCTAATGAAGGGCCTGCTCTTGGTGCTGGGTGGTTTGGTGGTGGGCGGCGCCATTGGCGCCACCATGGCCAAGCGGGTGGAGATGACCAAGATGCCAGAGCTGGTGGCCTTCATGCACTCCATGATTGGTCTAGCAGCTGTGTTTATTGCCGTTGCTGCCGTTGCTGAGCCGTATGCCTTGAACATCACGCAAAAAGGCCAGCCCATTCCGATCGGCAACCGCTTAGAGCTCTTCTTGGGCGCAGCCATTGGTGCGATTACTTTCTCAGGCTCTGTGATTGCGTTTGGCAAACTCTCTGGCAAATACAAGTTCCGCCTGTTCCAGGGCGCGCCAGTCGTGTTTTCTGGCCAGCACATGCTCAACCTGATTTTGGGTATCGCCACGATCGCGCTTGGCCTGGTGTTTATGTTTACGGAAAGCTGGCCGGCGTTTTTTGCCATGCTGGCACTCTCGTTTGTGCTGGGTGTGTTGATCATCATCCCGATTGGCGGTGCCGATATGCCAGTGGTGGTGTCGATGTTAAACAGCTACTCTGGCTGGGCGGCAGCGGGCATTGGCTTTAGCTTGAATAACTCCATGCTGATCATTGCGGGTTCGCTTGTGGGTTCCAGCGGTGCGATTCTGTCTTACATTATGTGTAAGGCCATGAATCGGTCGTTCTTCAACGTGATTCTGGGTGGCTTTGGTGGTGACGCTGCAGCAGCTACTGGCGGTGCACAAGAACAGCGCCCGGTGAAGAGTGGTTCGCCCGATGATGCTGCCTTTATGCTGACCAATGCCGAGACGGTGGTGATTGTTCCCGGTTACGGTTTGGCGGTTGCCCGTGCCCAGCATGCACTCAAAGAGTTGACCGAAAAGCTCACGCACAAGGGCATCACGGTGAAGTACGCCATCCACCCTGTAGCTGGCCGTATGCCGGGCCATATGAACGTGCTCTTGGCGGAAGCCGAGGTGCCGTACGATCAGGTCTTTGAGATGGAAGATATCAACTCAGAGTTTGGTCAGACCGATGTGGTCTTGGTGTTGGGCGCGAATGACGTGGTCAACCCCGCCGCCCGCACGCCAGGCTCCCCTATCTTTGGCATGCCGATTCTGGAAGCCTATAAAGCCAAGACCGTTATTGTGAACAAGCGCTCTATGGCTGCTGGTTATGCTGGCTTGGATAACGACCTTTTCTACATGGACCGCACCATGATGGTCTTTGGTGATGCCAAAAAGGTCGTTGAAGATATGGTGAAGGCGGTGGAGTGA
- a CDS encoding DUF6641 family protein, translating to MSALASLKLTAAKKPINQPAIVAQRNKLSKRLWEQIELARAQQTGSTFVSKKLKSIRDADGVRTTVEVAKRIKPWWFVAENGKVCVNVRYGSKLIELAKNKSAIEVGSAAELIDALTVVKTAVEAGELDSQIELASGALRSGFRK from the coding sequence ATGTCAGCATTAGCCAGTCTCAAATTAACTGCGGCAAAAAAGCCCATTAACCAACCTGCCATCGTGGCCCAACGCAACAAGCTGTCAAAGCGGCTATGGGAGCAAATTGAACTTGCAAGGGCACAACAAACGGGCAGCACTTTTGTCAGCAAGAAACTTAAAAGCATTCGCGATGCCGATGGCGTGCGTACCACCGTGGAAGTCGCCAAGCGCATAAAGCCGTGGTGGTTCGTGGCGGAAAACGGCAAGGTCTGTGTCAATGTGCGTTATGGCAGCAAACTGATTGAGCTGGCGAAAAATAAGTCCGCAATCGAGGTGGGCAGCGCAGCCGAGCTAATTGATGCATTGACGGTTGTTAAGACGGCTGTGGAAGCTGGCGAGCTCGATAGCCAAATTGAGCTGGCAAGTGGGGCCCTGCGTTCAGGCTTTCGCAAGTAG
- the rpsI gene encoding 30S ribosomal protein S9 produces the protein MVGEYNYGTGRRKSSVARVFIKSGKGNIVVNGKPLDQYFSRETGRMIVMQPLVLTNHNSTFDVKVNVNGGGESGQAGAVRHGLTRALIDYDETLKAALSKAGLVTRDAREVERKKVGLHKARKRKQFSKR, from the coding sequence ATGGTCGGCGAATACAACTACGGAACGGGACGGCGCAAAAGCTCGGTAGCCCGTGTTTTCATTAAAAGCGGTAAGGGCAACATCGTTGTCAACGGCAAGCCCTTGGATCAATACTTTTCCCGCGAAACTGGCCGCATGATCGTGATGCAGCCTTTGGTTTTGACCAACCACAACAGCACGTTTGACGTGAAAGTAAACGTCAACGGTGGTGGCGAGTCTGGCCAAGCGGGCGCAGTTCGCCACGGTCTGACCCGTGCTCTGATCGACTACGATGAAACGCTGAAAGCCGCTCTGTCGAAAGCTGGCTTGGTCACGCGTGACGCCCGAGAGGTCGAGCGCAAAAAAGTCGGTCTGCATAAAGCCCGTAAGCGCAAGCAGTTCTCGAAGCGTTAA
- a CDS encoding type II toxin-antitoxin system RelE/ParE family toxin encodes MRVRWLTRATKALIAAHDYIAQDNPKAAREFFRHAIASAEQLAQYPQTGRTGRVHGTRELVLVKYPYIIPYRVKGQEVQILHVFHSSRIWPSSF; translated from the coding sequence ATGCGGGTTAGATGGCTTACCAGGGCGACCAAAGCCTTGATCGCAGCCCACGACTATATCGCTCAAGACAACCCCAAGGCGGCACGAGAGTTTTTCCGCCATGCGATAGCCAGCGCAGAGCAGCTGGCGCAATACCCGCAGACCGGTCGCACGGGCCGAGTACACGGCACCCGCGAGTTGGTCTTGGTCAAGTACCCCTACATCATTCCCTATCGCGTGAAAGGTCAAGAAGTCCAGATCCTTCACGTGTTTCATAGCTCGCGTATCTGGCCCAGCAGTTTCTGA
- a CDS encoding phage integrase SAM-like domain-containing protein produces MRHYAVQMLCAANDENFYAIRCRTLPRLDTMTQIPGYPTKLKIFQTNASRFWQVRCFFPPKAIIRSLRTTSKREAIAKAKLFYDTELVKRGLLASDISKRLTHSVEEVAALLFDSEAARLKRDEITKQSYVMLTCRIRKQVLPFFRNVAVEDIDYTQVAKFLAHLSQHDYRPMTIKQYMSALRRVLTCAHDHGWVERLPKFPQLKIHSSARGSFAVAEYRQLLRTAKQLRQINPKPITLTHRSTRGGIYTDTEGLPWEFAWLIGFMVNSFVRPVDVKVIQHKHVQVIRGEHCYLRLVLPETKRHKSQVITLPAALHIYEQLKQHFERQGLAGEEDYLFLPQVQDRAAAMWLLERYFGRLLDATGLRFSGPGGRRTLYSLRHSAITFRLLYGKGIDLLTLARNARTSLEMVDKFYASELSAEMNVAMLHSRR; encoded by the coding sequence GTGCGACATTACGCTGTGCAGATGCTGTGTGCTGCAAACGACGAAAACTTTTACGCGATACGCTGCCGAACGCTGCCACGGTTAGATACGATGACGCAGATTCCTGGCTATCCCACGAAGTTGAAAATCTTTCAAACCAATGCATCACGATTTTGGCAAGTGCGTTGCTTCTTTCCGCCTAAAGCCATTATTCGCAGTCTGCGAACTACAAGTAAGCGTGAGGCGATTGCAAAAGCCAAACTCTTTTATGACACTGAGTTGGTAAAGCGTGGCTTGTTGGCAAGCGATATCAGTAAACGCTTAACGCACAGCGTGGAAGAAGTGGCAGCACTGTTATTTGATAGTGAGGCTGCACGGCTAAAACGAGACGAGATCACCAAGCAGTCGTATGTGATGCTGACTTGCCGAATACGCAAGCAGGTGTTGCCATTTTTCCGCAATGTTGCGGTTGAAGATATTGACTACACGCAAGTGGCAAAATTCTTGGCACATCTAAGCCAGCATGACTATAGACCCATGACGATCAAGCAATACATGTCTGCACTGCGTAGGGTCTTGACATGTGCACACGATCACGGCTGGGTAGAACGATTGCCAAAGTTTCCACAGCTCAAAATACATAGCTCGGCCCGCGGCTCGTTTGCTGTAGCGGAGTATCGACAATTACTGCGTACAGCCAAACAGCTTCGGCAAATCAATCCCAAACCCATTACGCTTACCCATCGCAGTACACGCGGGGGGATTTATACGGATACGGAAGGGTTGCCGTGGGAGTTTGCGTGGCTAATTGGTTTTATGGTCAATAGCTTTGTGCGTCCAGTCGATGTCAAAGTCATCCAGCACAAGCATGTGCAGGTGATACGGGGTGAGCACTGCTACTTGCGATTGGTGCTGCCTGAAACCAAACGCCATAAAAGCCAAGTTATTACACTGCCAGCAGCCCTGCACATTTATGAGCAGTTAAAGCAGCACTTTGAGCGGCAGGGATTGGCAGGCGAAGAAGACTATTTGTTTTTACCCCAAGTGCAAGATCGTGCCGCGGCGATGTGGCTGCTTGAGCGGTATTTTGGAAGACTCCTGGATGCAACGGGCTTGCGTTTTAGTGGGCCGGGGGGACGCAGAACGCTGTATAGCCTTCGCCACTCTGCCATCACTTTTAGGCTGCTGTATGGCAAGGGCATTGACTTGCTGACCCTGGCACGCAATGCCCGCACCAGCTTAGAGATGGTGGATAAGTTCTATGCAAGCGAGCTCAGTGCCGAGATGAATGTTGCCATGCTGCACAGCAGGCGGTAA
- the erpA gene encoding iron-sulfur cluster insertion protein ErpA translates to MNAAVENADLEMPAPLNFTDNAAAKVKALIDEEGNPELKLRVFVQGGGCSGFQYGFTFDEAVNEDDTSMEKNGVTLLIDSMSYQYLVGAEIDYKEDLEGSQFVIKNPNATTTCGCGSSFSA, encoded by the coding sequence ATGAATGCTGCCGTTGAGAATGCTGATTTAGAAATGCCTGCCCCGCTTAACTTTACCGATAATGCGGCAGCCAAAGTCAAAGCTCTTATTGATGAAGAGGGCAACCCCGAGCTTAAACTGCGCGTGTTCGTTCAGGGTGGTGGTTGCAGTGGTTTTCAGTACGGCTTTACTTTTGATGAAGCCGTCAACGAAGACGACACGAGCATGGAGAAAAATGGCGTGACTCTGCTGATTGACAGCATGAGTTACCAGTACTTGGTGGGCGCCGAAATCGACTATAAAGAGGATCTTGAGGGTTCACAGTTTGTGATTAAGAACCCAAATGCGACGACCACTTGTGGCTGTGGTTCAAGCTTTTCAGCCTAA
- a CDS encoding ribbon-helix-helix protein, CopG family translates to MESAVLTLRVDTKTKAKLDKLAEATKRSKSFLAAEAIERYLEVEAWQIKEIKQAIKEADAGDFVSDAEFAKIVKKYAG, encoded by the coding sequence ATGGAAAGCGCTGTGCTTACTTTACGGGTCGATACCAAAACCAAGGCCAAACTGGATAAGCTAGCCGAGGCCACCAAGCGCTCAAAGTCTTTTCTTGCAGCTGAAGCGATTGAGCGCTATCTTGAAGTAGAGGCCTGGCAGATCAAGGAAATTAAACAAGCCATCAAGGAAGCCGACGCGGGCGACTTTGTAAGCGATGCGGAGTTTGCCAAGATCGTGAAGAAGTATGCGGGTTAG
- a CDS encoding porin, producing MKKHLIAAAVAAAVAVPAMAQNVTFYGLLDAGYGTIERETAGVKVAKKSAVGFSSNSSSRWGISGTEDLGGGLKASFTVETGISTNMRSGLEKNPQNANGTNNGNGTTLDNAVVGDRGIFATLSFPTGTDVRVGFGSTPIRDFTIAYDAMAGSNMVGNVLNNDSQFSSNRRTGIQVSQTLVKGLKGTVGISKNDDANLGSSNDKSAKAQSGYIAALQYADGPLSIGAAYQDVKQKNEALSIGNYLTAGSSLVASEAVAAFDGKVKTTVIGGSYNFGVAQAFLQYGKKELDNDLEAIAKGEGEADAMSVGLRLPLGAITLMGQYSDGKNKLAAAAGTTESRNVSGYSLGASYAFSKRTSAYLITGETKLDKGTHADAKEDKYSQTALGIVHTF from the coding sequence ATGAAGAAGCATCTTATTGCTGCCGCCGTGGCTGCTGCTGTTGCAGTGCCCGCGATGGCTCAGAATGTTACTTTCTACGGCTTGTTGGACGCTGGCTACGGCACGATTGAGCGTGAAACTGCAGGCGTGAAGGTCGCAAAGAAGTCTGCTGTTGGCTTTAGTTCCAACTCTTCAAGCCGTTGGGGTATCAGCGGCACGGAGGATCTCGGCGGTGGTCTCAAGGCGTCTTTTACGGTTGAGACCGGCATCAGCACCAACATGCGTAGTGGCTTGGAGAAAAACCCCCAGAACGCCAACGGTACCAACAACGGAAACGGCACCACACTCGACAACGCAGTGGTTGGTGATCGCGGGATCTTCGCAACCCTGTCCTTCCCCACAGGAACCGATGTTCGTGTTGGTTTTGGCTCGACCCCGATCCGTGATTTCACGATTGCCTATGACGCCATGGCCGGTTCGAACATGGTTGGTAATGTCCTAAACAACGACAGCCAATTCTCCAGCAACCGCCGCACTGGTATCCAAGTGTCCCAGACTCTGGTCAAGGGACTAAAGGGCACGGTTGGAATCTCTAAAAACGACGATGCCAATTTGGGAAGTAGTAACGACAAATCCGCAAAAGCTCAGTCTGGCTACATTGCTGCGCTGCAGTACGCAGATGGCCCCCTGTCAATTGGCGCTGCCTACCAGGATGTCAAGCAGAAGAACGAGGCGCTAAGCATAGGCAATTATTTGACAGCCGGCTCATCGTTAGTGGCATCTGAGGCTGTCGCCGCTTTCGATGGAAAAGTCAAGACAACCGTGATCGGTGGCTCTTACAATTTTGGCGTGGCGCAGGCGTTCCTCCAATACGGCAAGAAAGAACTGGACAATGACCTCGAGGCAATTGCCAAGGGTGAAGGCGAAGCAGACGCAATGAGCGTCGGTCTCCGTTTACCTCTCGGTGCAATCACTTTGATGGGCCAGTACTCTGACGGCAAGAACAAGCTTGCGGCTGCCGCGGGAACCACCGAAAGCCGCAATGTCAGCGGCTACTCGCTTGGTGCGAGCTATGCATTTAGCAAGCGCACATCTGCTTACCTGATCACCGGTGAGACCAAGCTCGATAAGGGTACCCATGCTGATGCTAAGGAAGACAAGTACAGCCAAACTGCACTCGGCATTGTCCACACCTTCTAA
- the rplM gene encoding 50S ribosomal protein L13, with protein MKTFSAKAETAQHDWYVVDGTNAVLGRLAAEIAHRLRGKHKPEFTPHVDTGDFIVVVNAEKIRVTGNKADDKKYFRHSGYPGGISETTFSKMQGKFPGRALEIAVKGMLPKGPLGYAMIKKLKIYAGDAHPHSAQQPKALMIN; from the coding sequence ATGAAGACGTTTTCCGCAAAAGCTGAAACAGCACAACACGACTGGTACGTCGTCGACGGCACGAATGCTGTATTGGGCCGCCTGGCGGCTGAGATTGCTCACCGCCTGCGCGGCAAGCACAAGCCAGAATTCACGCCCCACGTAGACACGGGCGACTTCATTGTTGTCGTGAACGCTGAAAAAATCCGTGTCACTGGCAACAAGGCGGATGACAAGAAGTACTTCCGCCACTCCGGCTACCCCGGCGGTATTTCAGAAACGACATTCAGCAAGATGCAGGGCAAGTTTCCTGGCCGTGCACTAGAGATTGCAGTGAAAGGTATGCTGCCCAAAGGCCCACTGGGCTACGCCATGATCAAGAAGTTAAAGATTTATGCGGGTGATGCACATCCCCACAGCGCACAGCAGCCCAAAGCCCTTATGATTAACTGA